A part of Vibrio chagasii genomic DNA contains:
- a CDS encoding site-specific DNA-methyltransferase, translating to MKHSFFDNRVQLLNADCLTYLKTLPDNSVDLVLTDPPYFQVKKNAWDNQWPDVETFLAWLDEVMLEFWRVLKPSGSIYLFCGHKLSADTELLMRQRFNVLNHIIWAKPNGPWRRMRKTDLRSFFPATERVLFAEHYGSEGHAKGVAGYAKKCAELKKEVFEPLINYFRNARDSLGISAKEINQATGTQMCSHWFSASQWQLPNREQYEKLQALFAEHAGKLERSHDELTKEYDALNADYQSLTRQYDDLKAEYESLRRPFSVTSDVPYTDVWTFTPVAYYPGKHPCEKPAEMLEHILTASSREGDVVLDAFMGSGSTGKACVKLNRRFIGIEMEEGTYMSTVESFNQL from the coding sequence TTGAAACATTCATTCTTTGACAATCGTGTGCAGCTGCTTAATGCAGACTGCCTGACCTACCTGAAAACCTTACCCGACAACAGCGTCGACCTTGTTTTGACGGATCCACCCTACTTCCAGGTTAAGAAAAACGCTTGGGATAATCAGTGGCCAGATGTCGAAACGTTCTTGGCGTGGTTGGATGAGGTAATGCTGGAATTTTGGCGAGTGCTGAAACCATCCGGCAGCATTTACTTGTTTTGTGGCCACAAGCTTTCGGCGGATACCGAGCTGCTTATGCGCCAGCGTTTTAACGTTCTGAACCATATCATTTGGGCTAAGCCTAATGGACCATGGCGAAGAATGAGAAAAACCGACCTGCGTTCGTTCTTCCCCGCCACCGAGCGTGTTCTGTTTGCTGAGCATTACGGTTCAGAAGGTCATGCAAAAGGCGTGGCTGGGTACGCGAAGAAGTGTGCAGAGCTAAAGAAAGAGGTGTTCGAGCCTCTGATCAATTATTTCAGAAATGCTCGTGATTCATTAGGCATTTCAGCAAAAGAGATCAACCAAGCCACAGGCACTCAGATGTGTTCGCACTGGTTTAGTGCCAGCCAGTGGCAGCTTCCTAATCGTGAGCAATATGAAAAGCTGCAGGCGTTGTTCGCTGAACATGCCGGAAAGCTTGAGCGTTCTCATGATGAACTAACCAAAGAATACGATGCGCTTAATGCTGATTATCAGTCGCTAACTCGTCAATACGACGATCTCAAGGCTGAATATGAAAGCCTGCGCCGTCCTTTCAGCGTCACAAGTGACGTGCCTTATACCGATGTTTGGACGTTCACTCCCGTCGCGTATTACCCAGGCAAGCATCCATGCGAAAAGCCAGCGGAAATGCTGGAGCACATTCTTACTGCGAGCAGTCGAGAGGGTGATGTGGTGCTTGATGCCTTTATGGGTTCCGGTTCAACGGGTAAGGCGTGCGTGAAGTTAAACCGCCGCTTTATTGGTATTGAGATGGAAGAAGGCACTTATATGTCGACGGTTGAATCATTTAACCAGTTGTAA
- the rdgC gene encoding recombination-associated protein RdgC, producing MLFETYKNALVYNLIEMPEQLVRLDQLQEDLSKRRHTPIISSASSSRGFTHPLFAQDNEDLFVRMDQFIHLAYISEEKDIDVATINARVDEAVAKAEADGREVNQELKTSLSEQFERELMPYFKVSRKVIRAYIDMKRKVLVVNASNTNTAEDFTRYLRTALGSFKVTLMRVAYKPCRSLSHAIKEQKQPENLCFYEDGKLVAKNKPGKDVEKQNATIEGFDAEDENVRSMLDGLDVVYADLFTRLTIKDGSETLLGFGLNSKSDTERKRHPDVILTKLNLGMSKRYFNDEVNAAVFENCTYIGVIIDRLVQAFGGCEETDYLNGEFEVQSADLEKIETIKAEQAEKELDEPLFEDIKAYVLESRRASVSGVQRQFKIGYNRAARAVEMLESHGVVSAPGHDGVRTVLKTEEAA from the coding sequence ATGTTATTTGAAACCTATAAAAACGCCCTTGTTTATAACCTAATTGAAATGCCTGAGCAGTTAGTTCGTTTAGATCAGTTGCAGGAAGATTTAAGCAAGCGTCGTCACACGCCTATCATTTCTTCGGCTAGTTCATCTCGTGGCTTTACGCATCCTTTATTTGCTCAAGATAACGAAGATCTATTTGTCCGAATGGACCAATTTATACATCTAGCGTACATCAGCGAAGAAAAAGACATCGATGTAGCGACGATCAATGCGCGTGTAGATGAAGCTGTAGCCAAGGCAGAAGCCGATGGTCGTGAAGTAAACCAAGAACTGAAGACGTCTTTATCTGAGCAGTTTGAACGTGAGTTAATGCCATATTTCAAAGTTAGCAGAAAAGTCATTCGTGCTTATATAGACATGAAGCGCAAGGTGCTAGTCGTCAATGCAAGCAACACGAATACAGCAGAAGACTTTACTCGTTACCTTCGCACTGCTCTTGGCTCGTTCAAAGTAACTTTGATGCGTGTTGCTTATAAACCCTGCCGTTCTCTGTCTCATGCAATTAAAGAGCAGAAGCAACCAGAGAACCTTTGCTTTTATGAAGATGGCAAGTTGGTAGCAAAAAATAAGCCTGGAAAAGATGTCGAGAAGCAAAACGCAACAATTGAAGGCTTTGATGCCGAAGATGAAAACGTGCGTTCAATGCTTGATGGCTTAGATGTTGTTTACGCTGATTTGTTTACCAGACTTACGATTAAAGACGGTAGTGAAACGCTACTTGGCTTTGGTCTGAATTCTAAGTCTGATACAGAGCGAAAGCGTCACCCTGACGTCATCCTCACTAAGTTAAACCTTGGCATGAGTAAGCGTTATTTTAACGATGAAGTTAATGCAGCCGTGTTTGAAAACTGTACTTATATCGGTGTCATTATTGATCGTTTAGTACAGGCTTTTGGCGGCTGTGAAGAAACCGACTATTTAAATGGTGAGTTTGAAGTTCAGTCTGCTGATTTGGAAAAGATTGAAACTATCAAAGCAGAGCAGGCAGAAAAAGAACTTGATGAGCCATTGTTTGAAGACATTAAGGCTTACGTTCTTGAGAGCCGTCGCGCAAGTGTTTCTGGTGTACAACGCCAATTCAAGATTGGTTATAACCGAGCAGCTCGTGCTGTTGAAATGCTGGAATCGCATGGTGTTGTATCTGCTCCTGGTCATGATGGTGTTCGAACCGTTCTTAAAACAGAGGAGGCTGCATAA
- a CDS encoding Cro/CI family transcriptional regulator — protein sequence MNKTEVIEHFGSKSKAAVALNMSKQAIGQWGGSVPELRQYQIEVITNGRLKSDFTKKRLRQEKC from the coding sequence ATGAATAAAACAGAAGTGATTGAGCATTTTGGCTCTAAGTCAAAGGCAGCAGTGGCATTAAATATGTCTAAGCAAGCCATAGGTCAATGGGGTGGTTCGGTCCCCGAACTTCGCCAATACCAAATAGAAGTCATCACCAACGGTAGATTGAAAAGTGACTTCACTAAGAAAAGGTTACGTCAGGAGAAGTGCTAA
- a CDS encoding lysozyme yields MKTKNKIVCSVMAIIALVTGGVVQSDLMVSPKALEIIGNAEGCRLDPYVCPSGLITNGVGNTHGVDDKPVTEIQVAEDWVRNIKSAEECLVASMGDAPMSQGQIDAFTSFIFNTGCTRFRHNPDGSETRIYKHIRKGDYPKACNELKFWVYGAGKKLPGLVKRRQKETELCFAN; encoded by the coding sequence ATGAAGACTAAAAACAAAATTGTCTGTTCTGTCATGGCCATCATCGCTCTCGTTACTGGCGGAGTGGTTCAAAGTGATTTGATGGTTTCACCAAAAGCCTTGGAGATCATAGGCAATGCAGAGGGATGTCGGTTAGATCCTTATGTTTGCCCTTCTGGCTTAATCACTAATGGCGTGGGGAATACTCATGGCGTGGATGATAAGCCGGTGACTGAAATCCAAGTCGCTGAGGATTGGGTCAGAAACATTAAATCAGCAGAAGAATGTCTCGTTGCTTCAATGGGTGATGCTCCGATGAGCCAAGGGCAAATTGATGCTTTCACATCATTCATATTCAACACAGGCTGCACGCGATTCAGGCATAACCCGGACGGCAGCGAGACACGCATTTATAAGCACATCCGCAAGGGTGACTATCCCAAAGCCTGCAATGAGCTGAAGTTTTGGGTGTATGGGGCTGGGAAGAAGTTGCCCGGCTTGGTGAAACGGAGACAGAAAGAAACGGAGCTATGTTTTGCTAACTAA
- a CDS encoding bacteriophage antitermination protein Q: protein MRVKYNEEGLREELRAALLVVPKTRGQLDGFENNGYSDNKFSRSPVREITDEEGTCLAKVKASVVTTLPCKSFKQSPVPLPTQAFLYARLMRDMNTNEEHISDWLRYCYSEGAQLPTAVLLQTLLDEFYKNEPSIKSAKSKELIKHLALLACQQKREALNAGKNLLPQTRIAELAGKKPSAWEMTWSKRWKHLLQILSRFDKEGLDHVHERRSREKASRRNGNVPVQCGIQSAARNEMVARMAV from the coding sequence ATGCGCGTAAAGTACAACGAAGAGGGCTTGCGAGAAGAGTTAAGAGCTGCGCTGTTAGTGGTTCCCAAAACTCGTGGGCAACTTGATGGGTTCGAGAACAATGGATATAGCGACAACAAATTCTCTCGATCTCCAGTCCGTGAAATAACCGACGAAGAAGGAACCTGTCTCGCTAAAGTCAAAGCATCAGTGGTGACCACTTTACCTTGTAAAAGCTTCAAACAGTCTCCGGTGCCACTACCGACTCAAGCATTTCTTTACGCGAGATTGATGCGTGATATGAACACAAACGAAGAACATATTTCTGATTGGCTGCGCTATTGCTACAGCGAGGGTGCGCAGCTTCCAACTGCAGTGTTGTTACAAACATTACTTGATGAGTTCTATAAAAACGAACCGAGCATCAAATCTGCGAAATCCAAAGAGCTGATTAAGCACTTAGCCTTGTTAGCTTGCCAGCAAAAACGAGAAGCATTGAATGCTGGTAAGAATTTGCTACCGCAAACACGTATTGCAGAACTGGCTGGTAAGAAGCCGAGTGCGTGGGAAATGACGTGGTCGAAGCGCTGGAAGCACCTACTCCAGATATTGAGTCGATTCGATAAGGAGGGGTTGGACCATGTGCATGAACGAAGAAGCCGCGAAAAAGCTTCCCGACGAAATGGGAACGTGCCTGTGCAATGTGGCATTCAGTCTGCAGCCAGAAATGAAATGGTTGCCAGAATGGCGGTATAA
- the lysC gene encoding Rz1-like lysis system protein LysC — protein sequence MTQTRDVVVLPPAAYLTPCEIPFDSPPLTRDEAVERDLIWKGALEKCGQKPDKIKQWYQDKQADK from the coding sequence GTGACGCAGACTCGTGACGTTGTAGTGCTTCCACCAGCTGCTTACCTTACACCTTGTGAGATTCCATTCGATAGCCCTCCCCTTACAAGGGATGAAGCTGTTGAACGTGACCTGATTTGGAAAGGTGCACTAGAGAAGTGTGGGCAGAAGCCCGACAAGATCAAACAGTGGTACCAAGACAAGCAGGCAGATAAATAG
- a CDS encoding plasmid replication protein, CyRepA1 family, with translation MDNQKNKPSITRYYEQEFGSNPEMLLNDAASDVCGWARIYDIDLDKIFSKIRLVEQGSEDKFTKYESYAEMNSALPPHLKSKAALISHVRTTSNGGIRYPYLALLIKGSIEAIWNGYEYLMDRFEQAHRFDLSNEQKQQIDIQREEKKKRFEEQQAKREAERAQRKADQEAKRQKDIAWLNNYRTKFDNANAEMGDGPYFSKKRIADIVMLSNVKRLSDDRVGMHTSIPFTKLEGKDRGAMVAFQRILDNPIDINGKKTGKLTTVTTEQDALKGAVHVFGDLVNGERIIVGEGYATVASGMLAKNGKAGVMAYSANNMITVVDVLRRNYPESELFVLVDNDHKTCRDGKGNAGMLAAIDILSRHHASKKVKAYVPTFEGMGKESIESSSDFNDIHCKLGLDKVSRQIGAKSSRINWDITPLERNIFKLRYVKNKDINRQIKRCVWSGMNLVPMRLGFNEFFDMMATEIKRLQSRRSNFKIAPAMKFLNNTMHRIDAAHTARAMAFRSFSNRIKNPETRPSHINYIEFKQWQVNAEIINYIRGCTGPVVLRAGMGSRKSSAALRQLMRESERGLLTAHRQTLTHDLYRTMADEKDYDLLGQDKDMLHYQDQGITEIAPYAKKLVCCVNSIIKGIFRPLVTDHEFFGMDEATQTLRSVLTGNAMAYPVDVYNMMKTSIAATTGTVLLCDADANDHLITLLERANEKREELGLPAWPQINVIDLPVNVEVELENQQRSKIRVDYTDPNSTFLQIQQAIRNGEKILLATDSTRYAEQVREFVTQFNKEEAQKKNPRKVLYVSQDTKPEQAVKDFQDNPEVKAKHYEALIYSPAISSGVSINVRHFTRHFGVFYGEIVPSDAIQMLRRDRKATQFTLGLGAMNHNRETDLMRMIRGFVEVSKDAKCTMNFDDGTFNLGTHDTEFNRARMELMVEENRARADFANQILRILKEDGYEVHRMATDELDIELGKAERKAMTEYIEYRKFKLHMDVPTPTDDRRDTLLEQNSLSEAERAELNRWDMEHYLCEEVNANVYDFWLDGGLKKAKLFELLRMTQEQTEKIDELESRTEFTFKVQQPHEQYPQTFNYKSNSEDEALHALHRQFAGIRIDNIEQEGNGVMKCTVKVKGKEVERKVVASDKQEATEWLYKEYFEAEILSKTQTPVVEISKRQYAGINRKKLVQYLIDCGIDPETGEGEANQDAMKAAMNRLITTEGDRDVFNNICTLWGGRLDKYGKKRPTDLFKLVSEQLGLEADNRRLPRSEGRGVVWFIDPHSWTKMDNRNEKRKAAHVTSYELESLENTSLQVIHDMNNISIYNETNVDHNDHVENATINTRTPWNQLLNTATKLVGVPIEWAKGLLNEEEQAIFTSGKMKLRHLCMVLRDQYMMDKGYELTSGEYQRLKNWEPVGC, from the coding sequence ATGGACAACCAAAAAAACAAACCATCTATCACGCGTTATTACGAACAGGAATTCGGTTCAAACCCAGAGATGCTGCTAAACGATGCAGCAAGTGACGTTTGTGGCTGGGCTAGAATTTATGACATCGACCTGGATAAAATCTTTTCTAAGATTCGCCTTGTAGAGCAGGGCAGCGAAGATAAGTTTACCAAGTACGAGTCTTACGCTGAAATGAACAGCGCTCTTCCTCCTCACCTAAAGAGCAAAGCCGCTCTTATCTCTCACGTTCGCACTACCAGCAATGGTGGCATTCGCTACCCATATCTTGCACTTCTTATCAAAGGTTCCATTGAAGCCATCTGGAATGGTTACGAATACCTAATGGACCGCTTTGAACAAGCTCATCGCTTTGACCTTAGCAACGAACAGAAGCAGCAAATTGATATTCAGCGTGAAGAGAAGAAAAAACGCTTTGAAGAGCAGCAAGCTAAACGTGAAGCAGAACGCGCTCAGCGTAAAGCCGATCAGGAAGCTAAACGCCAGAAAGATATCGCATGGCTTAATAACTACCGCACCAAGTTCGATAACGCCAATGCGGAAATGGGTGACGGTCCATACTTTTCGAAGAAACGCATCGCAGACATCGTGATGCTATCCAATGTAAAACGCCTTAGTGATGATCGTGTTGGCATGCACACCTCAATTCCTTTCACTAAATTGGAAGGGAAAGATCGTGGGGCCATGGTCGCATTTCAGCGTATCTTGGATAACCCGATTGATATCAACGGCAAGAAAACAGGCAAGTTAACAACTGTTACTACTGAACAAGACGCACTGAAAGGTGCGGTTCATGTTTTTGGTGACCTAGTAAATGGCGAACGCATTATTGTTGGTGAGGGTTATGCAACCGTCGCTTCAGGCATGCTAGCTAAAAATGGCAAAGCTGGCGTAATGGCTTATTCAGCTAACAACATGATTACTGTTGTTGACGTTCTTCGCCGTAACTATCCAGAAAGTGAACTATTTGTTTTGGTCGATAACGACCACAAAACGTGCCGTGATGGCAAAGGTAACGCTGGTATGCTGGCGGCTATTGATATTTTAAGCCGTCATCATGCGTCTAAGAAAGTAAAAGCCTATGTGCCTACTTTTGAGGGTATGGGCAAAGAGAGCATTGAAAGCAGTTCAGACTTTAACGACATTCATTGCAAGCTTGGCCTTGATAAAGTTAGCCGCCAAATAGGTGCTAAATCAAGCCGTATTAATTGGGATATTACTCCTCTAGAGCGCAATATCTTTAAACTTCGTTATGTCAAAAACAAAGACATCAACCGTCAAATTAAACGTTGTGTATGGTCGGGAATGAACCTGGTGCCAATGCGCCTTGGCTTCAATGAATTCTTTGACATGATGGCAACTGAAATTAAGCGTCTTCAATCTCGCCGCAGCAACTTCAAAATCGCACCGGCTATGAAATTCCTGAACAACACAATGCACCGCATTGATGCGGCTCATACAGCTCGTGCAATGGCGTTCCGTTCTTTCTCTAACCGTATTAAAAACCCAGAGACTCGCCCATCACACATCAATTACATTGAGTTTAAGCAATGGCAGGTTAATGCTGAAATCATTAACTACATCCGTGGCTGTACTGGTCCTGTAGTTCTTCGTGCTGGTATGGGTAGCCGTAAATCATCTGCAGCACTTCGTCAGTTAATGCGTGAATCTGAACGTGGTCTACTCACAGCTCACCGCCAAACGCTAACACATGACCTTTACCGAACTATGGCTGATGAAAAAGATTACGATCTGCTAGGTCAAGATAAGGACATGCTTCACTACCAAGATCAGGGCATCACTGAAATTGCACCATATGCGAAGAAGCTTGTATGTTGCGTAAACTCTATTATTAAAGGCATTTTCAGACCGTTAGTTACAGACCATGAGTTCTTTGGTATGGATGAAGCAACTCAAACATTACGCTCTGTACTAACTGGTAACGCTATGGCTTATCCGGTTGATGTTTACAACATGATGAAGACATCAATTGCAGCAACAACGGGTACCGTTCTACTTTGTGATGCGGATGCTAATGATCACCTAATCACTCTGCTTGAACGTGCAAATGAAAAGCGTGAAGAACTTGGTCTGCCAGCATGGCCTCAGATTAATGTTATTGACTTGCCAGTAAACGTTGAAGTTGAACTGGAAAACCAACAGCGTTCTAAGATTCGAGTTGATTACACCGATCCAAACAGCACGTTCTTACAAATCCAACAAGCAATTCGTAACGGCGAGAAAATTCTGCTGGCAACCGACTCTACACGCTACGCAGAGCAGGTGCGCGAATTCGTAACTCAATTCAATAAAGAAGAAGCGCAAAAGAAGAACCCTCGCAAGGTTCTATATGTATCTCAAGACACTAAGCCAGAGCAGGCAGTAAAAGACTTCCAAGATAATCCTGAAGTAAAAGCCAAGCATTACGAGGCATTGATTTATTCACCTGCAATTTCATCCGGTGTATCAATCAACGTTCGCCACTTTACACGCCACTTCGGTGTTTTCTATGGTGAAATCGTACCAAGTGATGCAATTCAAATGCTACGTCGTGACCGAAAGGCTACACAGTTCACTCTTGGTTTAGGTGCGATGAACCATAACCGCGAAACAGACTTAATGCGTATGATTCGTGGTTTTGTTGAAGTATCAAAAGATGCTAAATGCACAATGAACTTCGACGACGGCACCTTTAACCTTGGTACCCATGATACTGAATTCAACCGCGCCCGTATGGAGTTGATGGTTGAAGAAAACCGCGCTCGAGCAGACTTCGCTAATCAAATTCTTCGCATCCTTAAAGAAGATGGTTATGAAGTTCACCGCATGGCCACCGACGAACTTGATATTGAGCTTGGCAAAGCAGAACGCAAAGCTATGACTGAATACATTGAGTATCGTAAATTTAAGCTTCACATGGATGTACCAACGCCAACTGATGATCGCCGCGACACCCTACTTGAACAAAACAGTTTAAGTGAAGCAGAACGAGCAGAACTAAACCGTTGGGACATGGAGCACTATCTATGTGAAGAAGTGAATGCCAATGTTTATGATTTCTGGCTAGACGGAGGCTTAAAGAAAGCCAAACTGTTTGAGCTGCTACGCATGACCCAGGAACAAACTGAAAAAATTGATGAGTTGGAGTCTCGTACCGAATTTACGTTTAAGGTTCAGCAACCTCACGAGCAGTACCCGCAAACATTCAACTATAAGTCAAACAGCGAAGATGAAGCATTGCATGCATTGCACCGTCAATTTGCCGGAATACGCATAGATAATATTGAACAGGAAGGTAACGGTGTAATGAAATGCACCGTAAAGGTTAAGGGTAAAGAAGTAGAGCGAAAAGTTGTGGCCAGCGATAAGCAGGAAGCAACCGAGTGGTTGTACAAAGAATACTTTGAAGCTGAAATTTTATCTAAAACTCAAACACCTGTGGTTGAAATCTCTAAGCGTCAATATGCAGGAATTAACCGTAAGAAGTTGGTCCAATACCTAATTGACTGCGGCATCGACCCAGAGACAGGTGAAGGTGAAGCTAATCAAGACGCAATGAAAGCTGCGATGAACCGTTTAATCACCACAGAGGGCGACAGAGACGTTTTCAACAACATTTGTACTCTATGGGGCGGTCGTCTTGATAAGTACGGCAAAAAACGCCCTACAGACCTTTTCAAGCTAGTCTCTGAACAGTTAGGGCTAGAAGCCGATAATCGCCGCCTACCTCGCTCTGAGGGTCGTGGAGTGGTTTGGTTTATTGATCCACACTCATGGACCAAAATGGACAACAGAAACGAGAAACGTAAAGCCGCGCACGTAACCTCTTATGAGCTTGAAAGCCTTGAAAACACTAGCCTACAAGTGATCCACGATATGAATAATATCTCTATATATAACGAGACAAACGTGGATCATAATGATCATGTAGAAAACGCAACTATCAACACTCGAACACCATGGAACCAGTTATTGAATACTGCTACTAAGTTGGTCGGTGTGCCGATTGAGTGGGCTAAGGGGCTGCTGAACGAGGAAGAGCAAGCGATATTTACCAGCGGCAAGATGAAGCTACGTCACTTGTGCATGGTGTTACGTGACCAGTACATGATGGATAAGGGCTATGAGCTAACCAGCGGCGAGTACCAACGCCTCAAGAACTGGGAACCAGTAGGGTGCTAG
- the orn gene encoding oligoribonuclease — protein sequence MNNGTYFLWLDFETGGLNGRLNNGHLGMEYYPIFEVALIVTNSQLDQVGEPLRLVINQTEDRIAQSSEWAIETHTKSGLLDEVRSSKLSLKDAEHAIISHLKTLDISAYDRKKKTGAILAGSSIMFDRTYMMCQMPELSDYLHYRQLDVSAFNLAVRAFKPELEQRIQKEYKHEALADIQETIDEFKVYRESLFGNPDYQNYRWKYDHVENAEFIEIRYWFLSARELSPGLISLILTKGGFETQHRSTIVKTEDFKVKALEWAVSLLDHYDSVPTGEQIED from the coding sequence ATGAATAACGGAACTTACTTTTTGTGGCTGGATTTTGAAACAGGTGGTCTTAACGGTCGCCTTAATAACGGTCACTTGGGAATGGAATATTACCCTATTTTTGAAGTGGCACTGATTGTTACAAATAGCCAATTAGACCAGGTCGGAGAACCTTTAAGATTGGTAATCAATCAAACGGAAGATCGCATTGCTCAGTCCAGCGAATGGGCTATTGAAACTCATACGAAAAGTGGTCTTCTTGATGAAGTTCGTTCTTCAAAACTTTCATTGAAAGATGCAGAGCACGCGATTATTTCACATCTAAAAACGCTGGATATTTCTGCCTATGATCGTAAGAAAAAAACAGGCGCCATTCTCGCGGGTAGTTCTATCATGTTCGATAGAACATACATGATGTGTCAAATGCCTGAGCTGAGTGATTACCTGCACTATCGTCAGTTGGATGTGTCAGCATTTAACCTAGCTGTTCGTGCTTTTAAGCCTGAACTCGAGCAACGCATCCAGAAAGAATACAAGCATGAAGCTTTAGCAGATATCCAAGAAACGATTGATGAATTTAAAGTTTATCGTGAATCACTGTTCGGCAACCCAGATTACCAAAATTACCGCTGGAAGTATGATCATGTAGAGAATGCCGAGTTTATTGAAATCAGGTATTGGTTTTTAAGTGCACGAGAACTATCACCAGGTTTAATTAGTTTGATTTTAACAAAAGGTGGCTTTGAGACTCAGCATCGAAGCACCATTGTTAAAACGGAAGATTTTAAAGTAAAAGCTTTGGAATGGGCAGTTAGCTTGCTTGATCATTACGATTCAGTTCCTACTGGTGAACAAATTGAAGACTAA
- a CDS encoding HP1 family phage holin, giving the protein MLEKKQLWLTALAGVVAAFFIAKGEKVTQFFAGWVTVLGAFSVSEWGVIGGLMLGLASFILTWVYKHKNHEVLKAKVASGEPLEALLDEDDR; this is encoded by the coding sequence ATGCTAGAGAAAAAACAACTATGGCTGACCGCTCTAGCTGGAGTTGTCGCCGCTTTCTTTATTGCCAAGGGTGAAAAGGTTACCCAGTTCTTTGCAGGCTGGGTGACTGTCCTTGGTGCGTTTTCTGTTAGCGAGTGGGGTGTGATTGGTGGCTTAATGCTCGGTTTAGCCTCTTTCATTCTCACTTGGGTTTACAAACATAAGAACCACGAAGTGCTAAAGGCAAAGGTAGCCAGCGGCGAACCTCTTGAGGCACTTCTCGATGAGGACGACAGATAA
- a CDS encoding helix-turn-helix domain-containing protein, protein MNSMGERIKMRREELNLSKTELAKAAGSSITMVSKWEAGMTMGIEYAARICEKLDVSFDWLYYGGNNTSSSCVTAKIPIVGTTQAGPDKEWFNLDFPAGFGDGYIDFPAKGRHVYALKVVGDSMAPRILEGEAVIVDPDSDPATGEEVIVRLNSGDVMVKTLAAIRDGKIFLDSFNNGYSRMTFPLSEVATIHPVIGVARSSKIRTTEV, encoded by the coding sequence ATGAACAGCATGGGCGAGCGCATAAAAATGCGTAGGGAAGAACTCAATCTTTCCAAGACAGAACTGGCTAAAGCAGCAGGTAGTTCCATAACTATGGTTTCCAAGTGGGAAGCAGGCATGACTATGGGTATCGAATATGCGGCGAGGATCTGTGAAAAATTAGATGTTTCTTTCGATTGGCTTTACTACGGCGGTAACAACACCTCTTCGAGTTGCGTCACAGCAAAAATCCCTATTGTAGGAACGACGCAAGCAGGACCAGACAAAGAATGGTTTAATTTAGACTTTCCTGCTGGTTTTGGGGATGGTTACATCGACTTTCCAGCAAAAGGACGTCATGTCTATGCTCTGAAAGTGGTTGGTGACAGCATGGCCCCACGAATACTGGAAGGTGAAGCGGTCATTGTTGACCCTGATTCGGATCCTGCAACAGGCGAGGAAGTGATTGTTAGGCTAAATAGCGGCGATGTAATGGTGAAAACCTTAGCGGCAATTCGGGATGGAAAAATCTTCTTGGATAGCTTTAATAATGGATATTCTCGAATGACTTTTCCATTAAGTGAAGTTGCTACAATACATCCCGTAATTGGTGTGGCAAGATCGAGCAAAATTAGAACGACTGAGGTGTAA